The window CATTGTTGCAAGATTACAGAGCGGAAAGGAACGGCCTACAGTCAAAATTGACGCAGACCACGAATACAGGATTAATACAAGCAAAAGCGCGGTGCTTTTTATACGGGCTTCTACAGAGGATCGGGAAAAGGATGAATTTGACAAGATCGATGATATTATCAAGATCACCCTGGGAGAAGAAGCCTTCGAATACATCATGTCTCAGGATCCAACCATGGATAATCTGAGCCTTATTGTCAATGTTATCATGGCAGCGATTGCCAATGAGGATTTGGAAAAGGTGGAGGCTGAAGCCGGGGAGGAAAGACAGGCAGGAAAGAAAAGAAAATAGTTCCTGGTATGATATTTTTGAAGATTGGGAGCTGATAGAATCCTCCTTTGCTATGCAATACAATATCCGCCTTGTCGAAGCCGAGGATATGGATTGGAAAGAGTTTTGCACGTTATTATCCGGGATCATGCCGAAGACGCCTTTGGGGCAGATTGTAAGTATTCGAAGCGAAGAGGACAAAGATGTACTTAAACAGTTTTCTAAAGCGCAGCATGAGATCAGGAACAGCTGGCGAAGCCGCCATAATCCTACTGAGGGTATGACGGAAGCGGAAAAAGCAAAAGCGGTAAAAGAAATACAGGAATTATTTGCGCGGGCGTTCGGGTAGAATGCCCGTTTTTCTATGAAAGGTAGGTGAGAAGATGACTGACAGCGTAGGAAGAATCGGCTTGGACTTAGAAGTGCAGTCCGATATTGGGAGGCAAATATCCGATGCTGCCCAGAAGATCGGCACCGGACTGAAAGGAAGTCTCGAAAAGGCAACGGTAGGCGTTGACACTAAAAAAATGTTTCAGGATATGGACAATCAGATAAAGGTGACAATGCAGAACGTTAGCAGCACGATCAATGCAGCACTGGACAAGTGCTTTGGAAAAGCCGGAACTGAAATTGATGGTTTGGGAGAACGCTTAAGTGCTGCTATTGAAAAGGCTCTTTCCCGGTTTACTGATGTTAATGTTTCCGCCTCTTCTGTAGACAACGCAGCTTTGTCCGGTAAAAATGTTAGCCCTGCAAAGCCGAGAGGACCGCCTGTAAAATTACCAGTAATCAAGGTTGATCCCAGTTCTGAGATATTGGGAAATCAGGCGGATCAGATCGAAGCAGTTATTAATAATCTTGGTAAACAGATTGATGTCCTGGACGAAAAACTTATAGATTTAAAAGGCTCTTATGATCGCACCTTTAACGAATCCAAGAAATCCAAGATCCAGGAGCAGATTGTAAAAACAGAAGGAAATATCATTAATCTGCAGGGTAAAATTGAGAATCTGGGAGTACAGTGGGATGCCA of the Lacrimispora indolis DSM 755 genome contains:
- a CDS encoding Gp15 family bacteriophage protein; translation: MRIWKRWRLKPGRKDRQERKENSSWYDIFEDWELIESSFAMQYNIRLVEAEDMDWKEFCTLLSGIMPKTPLGQIVSIRSEEDKDVLKQFSKAQHEIRNSWRSRHNPTEGMTEAEKAKAVKEIQELFARAFG